The sequence below is a genomic window from Microbulbifer hydrolyticus.
CGATCACCCCCAGAGCGCCGCCGACCATTACGGATGGCATGATGGCAAGCCCATCCAGTCCATCTGTCAGGTTTACCGCATTACTGGAGCCGACTACCACGAAATAGGTCAGCAGTATGAAAGCAACCGGTCCCAGATTGATCGCCACATCCTTGAAGAACGGTACAAACAGCTGGGTTTCCGCTGGGGTTGTCGCACTCATATACAGGTATATCGCCGCACCAAGCCCCGCCACGGATTGCCAGAAATATTTCCAGCGAGCGATCAGGCCGCGAGAATTTTTCTCCACCACCTTTTTGTAATCGTCCACGAAGCCCACGGCGCCGAAAACAAAGGTAACCAGCAGCGTCACCCATACCAGCCGGTTGCTGAGGTCGGACCACAGCAACGCGCCGGAAAAAATCGCCGCGAGAATCAGGGTGCCGCCCATGGTCGGGGTGCCGGACTTGCTCAGGTGTGACTGCGGACCGTCATCGCGCACAGCCTGCCCCACCTGCAGCCGGTTCAGCCAGGTAATCATGCGAGGGCCTACCAGCAGGGAAATACCCAGGGCCGTCAATGCGCCGAGAATGGCGCGCACGGTGAGGTAGTTGAAGACCGAAAAGCCCTTCACATAATGTTGTAGATATTCAGCCAGCCATAGCAGCATCGTTGTAACCTTCTATCAATTCCCGTTGGTCAGTGCCTGCACTACCAGTTCCATGCGCGCACTGCGGGAACCTTTCACCAGCACGGTGGTGTTTCCATCCAGCTCCGGCGTCAGTGCCTGGATCAGAGCCTCACGCTCGGAAAAATTGCGTTGTTTGTTTGGATGCCCGGCGGCAAATTCGATACTCGCAGCCGCGCTCAGGGTGCCGAGGGTAAACAGCTGGTCAATGCCACGCTCCAGGGCCAGCCGCCCCATTTCCCGGTGGGACTGATCCGCTTCCGGGCCCAGTTCCGCCATATCTCCGAGAACCATGATTTTCTTGCCTTCGCGCTGTGCCAATAACTCAATGGCTGCGCTCACGGACCCCGGGTTTGCGTTGTAGCTGTCATCTATTACCGAGGCACCGGATTTACTCTTGAATGACTGCATGCGGCCGCTGACACCTACCAGCGCACCGAGCCCTTCGGCAATTTCGCTCACCGGAATACCTGCGGCAAAGGCACAGCCGGCGGCGACCAGAGCGTTGTTCACGTTGTGCTCACCGAGCAACTGCAGTTGCACCGGGTGAGATACCCCCTCGACCACCAGATCGAATGATGGGCAGCCACTGGCATCCAGCGTTACGTTGACCGGGTGTACCGCCCACTGATGACCAAAGCCGACTTCCAGGGTGCGTACACCTTCGGGCATTCGGCCACGCCAGTAATTCGCGTAATTGTCATCGGCATTGACGACGGCGGTACCCCCGGTGTGCAGACTGGTATAGATCTGTCCTTTGGCTGTGGCGATACCATCGACGGAGCCAAACCCCTCTACATGTGCAGGTCTTACATTGTTTACCGCGGTAATTTGCGGCTTGGCGATGCTGCACAGATAGCCTATTTCATTAGGGCCACTGGCCCCCATCTCCACGATCAACACCTGATCCTCCGGCGCCAGGGAGAACAGGGTCATGGGCACACCAAAATGGTTGTTCAGATTGCCGCGCGTCACGCACACCTTATGGCGCTGACCGAAAATTGCCGCGAGCATTTCTTTCACGGTAGTTTTGCCGCAGGAGCCGGTAATACCGATGACAGTTCCCTGAAATTGTTCCCGGCACAAAAGGCCGATCTTGCCTAGCGCCACGGTGGTGTCGGCCACCAGCCACTGCGGCATTTTCGAGCCTTCAATCACCTTTTCGGTGACGACGCCCAACACCTTGCCGTCGATGTCAGCAAGAAAATCGTGCGCATCAAAACTCTCTCCACGCAGGGCAACAAACAGGGCGCCAGCGTCCAGCTTGCGGGTATCCGTGCACACCGCATCAAATTCCACGGAGCCGTTTACCAGCTCGCCGCCAAAACGTTGTTGCAACTGTTGCAGGGAAAGTGGTGCGATCATCAGCGGCTTCCCTCCACTTCCTGCTCGGCTCTGCGTGCCAAGGCCTCGGCCGCCTGCTCGCGATCGCAAAAATGCAACTTTTCACCGGCAATCAGCTGGTAGTCTTCATGTCCCTTACCGGCGATCAGCACCGTATCTCCCGCCACAGCCTGGGCGATGGCATATTGAATGGCTTCGGCGCGATCAACCTTTACGATGCAGTGCTCGCCGTCGGCGCCGCCATCGATTCCTGCGACGATCTCATCCACAATCGCCTGTGGATCTTCACTGCGGGGATTGTCGCTGGTCACGACCGCGCGGTCCGAAAGCTCCGCCGCGATACGTCCCATCGGCGCGCGCTTGCCGTTATCCCTGTCGCCACCACAGCCAAATACACACCACAGCTTGCCGCGGCAGTATGGGCGAGCCGCTTCGAGCGCGGCCCGCAGAGCATCTGGTGTATGCGCGTAGTCAACCAGCACATTGATTTCGGCGGCAGACGCGCCGTCACCTACTACCCGCTCCATACGTCCGGGGACCGGCTGGATATGCGGGAACTCGGCGAGAATATCTTGCAGTGGCATACCCGCGGCACCAACGGCTGCAATCACCGCCAGTGCATTGTGAATATTGAAATCGCCTATCAGAGGCGTACGCAGCTCACCTTCACCCCAGGGTGTAATCAGGTGTACCGAGAAGCCATCATCCAGACGCTTCAGGTCGCGCACCTGAAGATCTCCAGCCTGCAAGCCATAGGTAACCACTTTGAGACCACGCAATTTGCAGCGCTCTACCATCTGCGCTCCAAATGGGTCATCAATATTGATGACTCCGCGCTTCAGCTTCGGCAGACCAAACAACTTCTCCTTGGCTGCACCGTAGGCGGCCATATTGCCGTGGTAATCCAGGTGGTCGCGGGTGAGATTGGTGAACACTGCAGTATCAAATACCAGGCCGTGCACACGCCCCTGGGCCAAAGAGTGGGATGAAACTTCCATCGCAGCGGCGCGAGCACCCTGGGCATAAAACGCCGCGTAATCCGCTTGCAAGCGCACAGGATCCGGTGTCGTCAGGCCGGTTTCCTGAAGGCTGATGGCGCCATTTTTCCACACACCGTTCCCGATGGTGCCCATCACTGCCGCGCTGCCAAAGTGTTTTGCCAGTAGCTGTGAGGTCAGGTAGGCGCAGGTGGACTTGCCATTGGTGCCTGTTACGCCAACCAGATACATGGATTCAGACGGGTGCCCATAAAATCGCGCGGCAATTTCGCCGACACGGGCTGCGAGCCCGGGCACGGTGACCACATCAATACCATTGCGCACCTCAATTCCGAGCGCGTCGCCGTCAGCCAGTACTGCTGCCGCACCACTGGCGATGGCGGCATCAATATATTGACGCCCGTCCACCTGGGTTCCGCGCAGGGCCATAAATACATCACCGGCCTCAACCTGGCGGCTATCCAGAGCCACGCCAGTCACCTGGATGTCCGGAATACCTGCGTAGCCCGGCACCAGGGTGACCAGAGATGCTTTTCGATTCTGCAATTCGTTTTGCTGGTTCACGATGTCGTACCTCTCTCGTCCAGCTGCGTCGCCAGCTGCTGATCAGCCGGGGCGACCTTTTCCGGTGGCACCTGAAGCAGGCGCATGGCACCCGTCATAACTTTGCCGAATACCGGCGCCGCCACCTCACCACCGTAATACTTGGCATGGCTCGGATCATCGATCACGACCACCGCAGCAAGGCGTGGATTGTCGGCCGGGATAAATCCGGCAAATACCGAGCGGTAGCGGTTATCTGCGTAGCCACCGCTACCGACCTTATGCACCGTGCCCGTCTTTCCCGCCACTCGGTAGCCATCGACCGCGGCACGCTTGCCTGTGCCCTCAGGGCCAATCACCGTTTCCAGCATGGCAGACACTTGCTGAGCCAGCTCCGAGTCCACTACACGCTCTCCACCTGCGGCTTTTTTGCCCTGCGCCAAAATGAGCGAAACCGGGCGCTTGAGCCCGGCATTGGCAACGACGCTGTAGGCCTGGGCCAACTGTACGGCGTTCACCGTTAAACCGTAGCCAAAGGCAAAGTTGGCCAGTTCGATGGGATGCCAGCGATCCCTGGTGGGCAGAATGCCCGGCGCTTCTCCGGGGAATCCGCTGCCAACCGCCTCTCCGAGCCCCAGGCGGTAAAAAAGTTCACGCAAGGTTTCCGGTTCCAGATCCATCGCCACCTTGGTGATTCCAACCTGGCTGGATTTTGTGATAACCCTGGTCAGGTCGATTTCACCGTAGTTCACCGGATCCAGTAGCGTCTTCCCCGGAAGGCGGATATATCCGGGGCTGGTATTGATACGGGTATGCGGCGTGTAGCGTCCGGTCTCCAGCGCCGCCAGTGCGGTAAGCGGCTTAATGGTAGAACCGGGTTCAAACTGGTCGATCAGCGCACGATTGCGCATCGCTGCCGCCTGCACCCCATGACGGTTATTGGGGTTAAAGGAGGGCTGATTGGCCATGGCCAGCACGTCGCCACTCTGGGTATCCAGAATGACCATAAAACCGGAAGCTGCACCGTTTTCCGCTACCGCCTTCTTGAGCTCCCGATAAGCCAGATACTGCAGGCGCATATCGATGGTCAGCTGGAGATCACGGCCCGGGCGCGCTTCCTGCTTTACCGCAAGGTCCTGCACCGTACGCCCTTTGAGGTCCTTTACTACCTGACGCTTACCGACCTCACCTGCCAGAGACTGCTCGTACGCCAACTCGAGTCCTTCCTGACCGAGGTCGTCAATATTAGTAAAGCCCAGCAACTGGGCAGTGACCTCACCGGCCGGGTAAAAGCGGCGGTATTCCTTTTTGCTGTATACGCCGGCGAGGTCCAGCGCCAGCACCTTGTTGGCCCGCTCCGGGGTCATGTGTCGGCGCAGGTACATAAAACCCTTGTTACGGTACTTCTCCAGCCGTTTGGCAAGACGCGCGGGTGGCGTGCCAAGCCCCGCAGCCAGAGCGCGCAACTCGTCCGCGCTGGCCTCTTTTAACAGTTGAGGATTGGCCCAGATTGTCTGTACCGGTGTGCTTACTGCCAGCAGCTCGCCATTACGGTCAACAATGGAGCCTCGATAGGCGGCGATTTCCTCGGTACGGATGGTGCGTGCACGGCCCTGGTCCTGCAGGAAGCGGTAACCCTTATCCTGCTCGGGAAGTACCTGCAGGCCGGCAAGGTGCACCACCAGCGCCACAGCCAGCAGGCACAGCAAACCGGCCACCAGCGCAAAGCGCCAGCGGGCAATTCCCGGCTGTTGTTGCTGTTTTTTGACTGCACCCATGACGGACTGTTTCCCTGCGCGTTTACGCACTCTTTTATAATTTGCAGCGGAGCTGCACTCTCAACTTACGCCCTGCCTGCGCGACCAAGACGGCCGACTATCGCTTGTCTGGCGTCACCAGCACTCGTTCAGCCGGTGTCGGCGCACGCATATTCAGCTCTTCTCGCGCCACTTGCTCGATCCGGCTGTAAGCGGACCAGGCTCCGCGCTCCAGCAGCAACCGCTCCTGCTCG
It includes:
- a CDS encoding UDP-N-acetylmuramoyl-L-alanyl-D-glutamate--2,6-diaminopimelate ligase yields the protein MNQQNELQNRKASLVTLVPGYAGIPDIQVTGVALDSRQVEAGDVFMALRGTQVDGRQYIDAAIASGAAAVLADGDALGIEVRNGIDVVTVPGLAARVGEIAARFYGHPSESMYLVGVTGTNGKSTCAYLTSQLLAKHFGSAAVMGTIGNGVWKNGAISLQETGLTTPDPVRLQADYAAFYAQGARAAAMEVSSHSLAQGRVHGLVFDTAVFTNLTRDHLDYHGNMAAYGAAKEKLFGLPKLKRGVINIDDPFGAQMVERCKLRGLKVVTYGLQAGDLQVRDLKRLDDGFSVHLITPWGEGELRTPLIGDFNIHNALAVIAAVGAAGMPLQDILAEFPHIQPVPGRMERVVGDGASAAEINVLVDYAHTPDALRAALEAARPYCRGKLWCVFGCGGDRDNGKRAPMGRIAAELSDRAVVTSDNPRSEDPQAIVDEIVAGIDGGADGEHCIVKVDRAEAIQYAIAQAVAGDTVLIAGKGHEDYQLIAGEKLHFCDREQAAEALARRAEQEVEGSR
- a CDS encoding peptidoglycan D,D-transpeptidase FtsI family protein, which codes for MGAVKKQQQQPGIARWRFALVAGLLCLLAVALVVHLAGLQVLPEQDKGYRFLQDQGRARTIRTEEIAAYRGSIVDRNGELLAVSTPVQTIWANPQLLKEASADELRALAAGLGTPPARLAKRLEKYRNKGFMYLRRHMTPERANKVLALDLAGVYSKKEYRRFYPAGEVTAQLLGFTNIDDLGQEGLELAYEQSLAGEVGKRQVVKDLKGRTVQDLAVKQEARPGRDLQLTIDMRLQYLAYRELKKAVAENGAASGFMVILDTQSGDVLAMANQPSFNPNNRHGVQAAAMRNRALIDQFEPGSTIKPLTALAALETGRYTPHTRINTSPGYIRLPGKTLLDPVNYGEIDLTRVITKSSQVGITKVAMDLEPETLRELFYRLGLGEAVGSGFPGEAPGILPTRDRWHPIELANFAFGYGLTVNAVQLAQAYSVVANAGLKRPVSLILAQGKKAAGGERVVDSELAQQVSAMLETVIGPEGTGKRAAVDGYRVAGKTGTVHKVGSGGYADNRYRSVFAGFIPADNPRLAAVVVIDDPSHAKYYGGEVAAPVFGKVMTGAMRLLQVPPEKVAPADQQLATQLDERGTTS
- the mraY gene encoding phospho-N-acetylmuramoyl-pentapeptide-transferase, with the protein product MLLWLAEYLQHYVKGFSVFNYLTVRAILGALTALGISLLVGPRMITWLNRLQVGQAVRDDGPQSHLSKSGTPTMGGTLILAAIFSGALLWSDLSNRLVWVTLLVTFVFGAVGFVDDYKKVVEKNSRGLIARWKYFWQSVAGLGAAIYLYMSATTPAETQLFVPFFKDVAINLGPVAFILLTYFVVVGSSNAVNLTDGLDGLAIMPSVMVGGALGVIAYLVGHVEFATYLHIPSISGAGELAVFCAALGGAGLGFLWFNTYPAQVFMGDVGALALGAALGIIAVITRHEIVLFIMGGVFVMETVSVILQVASFKLTGKRIFRMAPLHHHFELKGWPEPRVIVRFWIITVVLVLAGLATLKLR
- a CDS encoding UDP-N-acetylmuramoyl-tripeptide--D-alanyl-D-alanine ligase — protein: MIAPLSLQQLQQRFGGELVNGSVEFDAVCTDTRKLDAGALFVALRGESFDAHDFLADIDGKVLGVVTEKVIEGSKMPQWLVADTTVALGKIGLLCREQFQGTVIGITGSCGKTTVKEMLAAIFGQRHKVCVTRGNLNNHFGVPMTLFSLAPEDQVLIVEMGASGPNEIGYLCSIAKPQITAVNNVRPAHVEGFGSVDGIATAKGQIYTSLHTGGTAVVNADDNYANYWRGRMPEGVRTLEVGFGHQWAVHPVNVTLDASGCPSFDLVVEGVSHPVQLQLLGEHNVNNALVAAGCAFAAGIPVSEIAEGLGALVGVSGRMQSFKSKSGASVIDDSYNANPGSVSAAIELLAQREGKKIMVLGDMAELGPEADQSHREMGRLALERGIDQLFTLGTLSAAASIEFAAGHPNKQRNFSEREALIQALTPELDGNTTVLVKGSRSARMELVVQALTNGN
- the ftsL gene encoding cell division protein FtsL, with amino-acid sequence MLTALWMLLMVSALGVVHTTQQSRALTAKLEQAQRHRDELRYEQERLLLERGAWSAYSRIEQVAREELNMRAPTPAERVLVTPDKR